From the genome of bacterium, one region includes:
- a CDS encoding potassium channel family protein, with the protein MRLPSPRASLFWPQIRLGLWTLVALFFLGTIGFKLAGGETWTTLDAVFMTVITISTVGYEEVHPLTPAGKIVAMALILGGVGTLVYVSGKIAEGVVNGRVFWRRRVAARVNRMQDHVIVCGYGRVGQSIVRTLRGQGLPYVAISLEQPEEEDDGVPVIVGDATDEDVLRRAGIDRARALIAVLGNDAANIFAILTARSLRQDLYILSRCSETRSASKMIAAGAQRVLNPYERGGQMMAHIVLRPQLSDFMEDLFARELEVNVEEV; encoded by the coding sequence ATGCGCCTTCCGTCCCCCCGCGCCTCCCTCTTCTGGCCGCAGATCCGGCTCGGCCTCTGGACGCTCGTCGCGCTGTTCTTCCTCGGCACGATCGGCTTCAAGCTCGCCGGCGGCGAAACGTGGACCACGCTCGACGCCGTCTTCATGACGGTCATCACCATCTCGACCGTCGGCTACGAGGAGGTCCACCCGCTGACCCCCGCCGGGAAGATCGTCGCGATGGCCCTGATCCTCGGCGGCGTCGGCACGCTGGTCTACGTCTCGGGCAAGATCGCCGAGGGGGTCGTGAACGGACGCGTCTTCTGGCGGCGCCGCGTCGCCGCCCGGGTGAACCGCATGCAGGACCACGTGATCGTTTGCGGCTACGGCCGCGTCGGGCAGTCGATCGTCCGCACGCTCCGCGGGCAGGGGCTTCCGTACGTCGCGATTTCCCTCGAGCAGCCGGAAGAGGAGGACGACGGCGTCCCGGTGATCGTCGGCGACGCGACCGACGAGGACGTGCTGCGCCGGGCGGGGATCGACCGGGCGCGCGCGCTGATCGCCGTGCTCGGCAACGACGCGGCGAACATCTTCGCCATCCTGACCGCGCGCTCGCTGCGGCAGGACCTCTACATCCTCAGCCGCTGCAGCGAGACGCGCAGCGCCTCGAAGATGATCGCCGCCGGCGCGCAGCGGGTGCTCAACCCCTACGAGCGGGGCGGCCAGATGATGGCCCACATCGTCCTGCGCCCGCAGCTCAGCGACTTCATGGAGGACCTCTTCGCGCGCGAGCTGGAGGTCAACGTGGAGGAGGT
- a CDS encoding SOS response-associated peptidase, whose product MCGRFVLADPGRALARLFALALPAGAAPRWNIAPLQRILAVRAATPPGASSETFAPSWGLVPRWAVDDRAAAKLINARAETAADKPAFREAFRRRRCLVPADGFYEWARPGRKPFLFALADGAPFAFAALWESWTPPDGGAPRETTAILTTAPNELVAKIHDRMPAILDEGSFAAWLDPASDDPAPPARLLRPFPAARMTARPLAPHVNDARRDGPECLEPAPPPAPGLFD is encoded by the coding sequence ATGTGCGGCCGCTTCGTTCTCGCCGATCCAGGACGGGCCCTCGCCCGTCTCTTCGCCCTCGCGCTCCCCGCGGGGGCGGCGCCGCGTTGGAACATCGCGCCGCTCCAGCGGATCCTCGCCGTCCGCGCCGCCACCCCGCCGGGCGCGTCGTCCGAGACGTTCGCGCCGTCGTGGGGGCTCGTCCCCCGCTGGGCGGTGGACGACCGCGCCGCGGCCAAGCTGATCAACGCCCGCGCCGAGACCGCCGCCGACAAGCCCGCCTTCCGCGAGGCGTTCCGCCGCCGGCGCTGCCTCGTCCCGGCGGACGGATTTTACGAGTGGGCGCGCCCCGGAAGAAAGCCGTTCCTCTTCGCCCTCGCCGACGGCGCGCCGTTCGCCTTCGCCGCCCTCTGGGAGAGCTGGACCCCGCCCGACGGCGGGGCGCCGCGGGAGACCACCGCGATCCTGACGACGGCGCCGAACGAGCTGGTGGCGAAGATCCACGACCGGATGCCGGCGATCCTCGACGAAGGCTCGTTCGCGGCCTGGCTCGACCCGGCCTCCGACGACCCGGCGCCGCCGGCGCGGCTCCTCCGCCCCTTCCCCGCCGCGCGGATGACCGCGCGTCCCCTCGCCCCGCACGTCAACGACGCGCGCCGCGACGGTCCGGAGTGCCTCGAGCCGGCGCCGCCGCCGGCGCCGGGACTCTTCGACTGA